The following coding sequences are from one Microbacterium sp. SORGH_AS_0969 window:
- a CDS encoding FtsX-like permease family protein, giving the protein MTAPVVTPPARRSAAAWLREPGMGATVLVGAISTAFGVVLLSVTEYVATLIRTQPGLEGVEGVQSVLTIATTVLVGLSIYVGAVVTANTFATVVAGRTRRIALLRLLGSSARRERTILARQGLVLGCLGAAAGLIGGLVVSLVGLRLASNAWGLDVQWTVLRADLAAPSIAVILVTWAAAWVGSRRVGVVTPVQALSNAVEAPRERVVARRGRHVTAAALAIIGTGLLAVGIVVGGVSSSGILFSFVGGALSFTGIILGATLFLPPVLRGVGALFGRSVVARMAAANALRHSERSSRMAVGVVMGVTLVTMFAVASATSTRFFHVVLGEDIPAELSLSVDVFTGVMMGLVGVSAVIAAVGVVNLLILGILQRQRELGLLRALGLSVRQVRTMVVWEAAHVVVTSVAIGLVLGVVYGWAGAQSLFGWMPHAAGFAAGPVFVAPAVPASAVLVIAVATAALTLGASIVPARLATRLSPVRSLAAQV; this is encoded by the coding sequence ATGACCGCCCCCGTCGTCACTCCCCCCGCACGCCGGAGCGCTGCGGCCTGGTTGCGCGAGCCCGGCATGGGTGCCACCGTGCTGGTCGGCGCGATCTCGACGGCGTTCGGTGTCGTCCTCCTCTCGGTCACGGAGTACGTCGCCACCCTCATCCGGACGCAGCCCGGACTCGAAGGGGTCGAGGGGGTGCAGAGTGTGCTCACCATCGCGACGACCGTCCTGGTGGGCCTGTCGATCTACGTCGGCGCGGTGGTCACCGCGAACACCTTCGCCACCGTGGTCGCGGGGCGGACACGCCGTATCGCGCTTCTGCGGCTGCTCGGGTCCTCCGCTCGACGTGAGCGGACGATCCTTGCTCGCCAAGGTCTCGTTCTGGGGTGCCTCGGTGCGGCGGCGGGGTTGATCGGCGGTCTCGTCGTCTCTCTCGTCGGACTGCGACTCGCGTCGAACGCGTGGGGGCTGGACGTTCAGTGGACCGTTCTCCGTGCCGATCTCGCGGCTCCCTCGATCGCCGTCATCCTCGTCACGTGGGCAGCCGCATGGGTCGGTTCGCGGCGGGTGGGGGTCGTCACCCCCGTCCAGGCGCTCTCGAATGCTGTGGAAGCGCCGCGTGAGCGGGTCGTCGCGCGACGCGGCCGTCATGTCACGGCGGCCGCGCTGGCCATCATCGGGACGGGGCTGCTGGCGGTCGGTATCGTCGTGGGGGGAGTGTCGTCGTCGGGCATCCTGTTCAGCTTCGTCGGAGGAGCGCTTTCGTTCACCGGGATCATCCTGGGTGCCACTCTCTTCCTTCCACCGGTGCTACGCGGGGTGGGAGCGTTGTTCGGGCGGAGCGTCGTCGCTCGGATGGCAGCGGCCAATGCCCTCCGGCATTCGGAACGCTCCTCGCGGATGGCGGTCGGCGTCGTCATGGGTGTGACCCTCGTGACCATGTTCGCCGTCGCGTCAGCCACCTCGACGCGCTTCTTCCACGTCGTCCTCGGCGAGGATATCCCCGCCGAACTCTCCCTCTCCGTCGACGTCTTCACCGGAGTGATGATGGGGCTGGTCGGGGTGTCCGCGGTCATCGCCGCGGTGGGAGTCGTGAACCTGCTGATCCTCGGCATCCTTCAGCGTCAGCGGGAGCTCGGTCTCCTTCGCGCTCTCGGACTGTCCGTCCGGCAGGTTCGCACGATGGTGGTCTGGGAAGCCGCGCACGTCGTTGTCACCTCGGTCGCGATCGGCCTCGTCTTGGGCGTGGTCTACGGCTGGGCGGGCGCGCAGTCCCTCTTCGGATGGATGCCGCACGCGGCCGGTTTCGCCGCCGGTCCCGTGTTCGTCGCGCCGGCGGTTCCGGCGTCCGCCGTCCTGGTCATCGCGGTCGCGACGGCCGCGCTCACCCTGGGCGCCTCGATCGTGCCCGCACGCCTTGCGACCCGTCTGAGCCCCGTGAGATCCCTCGCGGCTCAGGTCTGA
- a CDS encoding transglutaminase family protein: MTTHVESRLNLRVDHATDAVFSLAVARGWARSDNLTLTVDGRPLAAEEIADEHGTRLHRATLPEGEVVVRYRAEVERPTEPVASDVVDPLRYLRPSRFIPSDELAATALSWFGGATPAESVRNIPDWVAAHLSYVPGSSGPTDTAIHTLLLRQGVCRDYAHLTAGLLRAVGVPARLVSVYAPGLSPMDFHAVVEAFVDGRWEVVDATRLAPRPEYVRIATGRDAADTAFLTTLSGAATLENVEVLAVAGGDLSPDDPAASVLLP, from the coding sequence GTGACAACTCACGTCGAGTCCCGCCTGAACCTGCGCGTCGACCACGCCACGGATGCGGTCTTCTCCCTTGCGGTCGCGCGAGGCTGGGCACGGAGTGACAACCTCACGCTGACGGTGGACGGGCGTCCGCTCGCCGCCGAAGAGATCGCGGACGAGCACGGAACCCGCCTCCATCGAGCGACGCTCCCCGAGGGAGAGGTCGTCGTGCGGTATCGCGCCGAGGTGGAGCGGCCGACCGAGCCCGTGGCATCCGATGTCGTCGACCCGCTCCGATACCTTCGGCCGAGCCGATTCATCCCGTCGGACGAGCTCGCCGCCACCGCCCTGTCGTGGTTCGGCGGCGCCACCCCCGCCGAGAGCGTGCGGAACATCCCCGACTGGGTCGCCGCGCACCTGTCGTACGTCCCCGGTTCGAGCGGCCCGACAGATACGGCGATTCACACGCTGCTTCTCCGGCAGGGAGTCTGCCGCGACTACGCGCACCTCACGGCGGGACTGCTGCGAGCGGTCGGCGTTCCCGCGCGACTCGTGTCGGTCTACGCTCCGGGCCTGAGCCCGATGGACTTCCACGCCGTCGTCGAGGCCTTTGTCGACGGCCGATGGGAGGTCGTGGATGCCACACGCCTCGCGCCCCGTCCCGAATACGTCCGGATCGCCACCGGCCGCGACGCCGCCGACACCGCTTTCCTCACGACCCTCTCGGGCGCGGCCACGCTCGAGAACGTCGAAGTCCTGGCCGTGGCGGGCGGGGATCTGTCACCCGACGATCCGGCCGCGAGCGTGCTGCTGCCCTGA
- a CDS encoding cell division initiation protein, translating to MTDDREIANDHRDDTEGAGTDALLDELLSTSGEVDGTTVFPVGFRGYDREAVDEAIRQLVERVRRATEDSQDAKRRAEAMFAQQRAEHDAELEESARRYSEEVAGLQEQLRAASARAADAESQVHALSDEFASREDDDPQRGREHFDAILRVAEEQAGVLVQNAVAQAERLLASAHDEAASIRDEALAEQDRLRAEAQHDADQVRLRIETESTAHTARLEREGAHAAEKVAQAEREAVAIRTEAEKGAAALRSMASRETGELRAKAERDVREMTARVLEFEESLTRRQDEAQQEFLVLHNQAVAHAERITGDASEQVAAALEHARRISARADDYERLARAQAQQVEADAQVKAREILDASRERAQRIADKITEHAASVLRDAEDRTRDLRWQQQQLGSFMSEMNELLRAAPRGGSAGADFGDEKSTDESADDAAVPSEREETTADEENERS from the coding sequence GTGACCGACGACCGCGAGATCGCGAACGACCACCGAGACGACACGGAAGGCGCTGGTACCGACGCCCTTCTCGACGAGCTGCTGTCGACCAGCGGTGAGGTCGACGGCACGACGGTCTTCCCCGTCGGCTTCCGCGGGTACGACCGCGAAGCCGTCGACGAGGCGATCCGGCAGCTGGTCGAGCGAGTCCGCCGAGCCACGGAGGACTCGCAGGATGCCAAGCGCCGCGCCGAAGCGATGTTCGCTCAGCAGCGCGCCGAGCACGACGCCGAACTCGAGGAGTCGGCCCGAAGGTACTCCGAAGAGGTCGCCGGCCTGCAGGAGCAGCTTCGCGCGGCTTCCGCGCGGGCCGCCGACGCGGAGTCTCAGGTGCACGCGCTGTCGGACGAGTTCGCGTCGAGGGAAGACGACGATCCCCAGCGGGGCCGTGAGCACTTCGACGCGATCCTCCGCGTCGCCGAGGAGCAAGCCGGTGTCCTCGTTCAGAATGCCGTCGCTCAGGCCGAGCGGCTCTTGGCGAGCGCCCACGACGAAGCCGCATCCATTCGCGATGAGGCCCTCGCCGAGCAGGACCGTCTCCGCGCCGAGGCGCAGCACGACGCTGATCAGGTTCGTCTGCGCATCGAGACCGAATCGACCGCCCACACCGCCCGCCTCGAGCGCGAGGGCGCACACGCCGCCGAGAAGGTCGCCCAGGCCGAGCGCGAGGCCGTCGCGATCCGCACAGAAGCGGAGAAGGGAGCGGCCGCACTGCGCTCGATGGCGTCTCGAGAGACCGGGGAGCTCCGCGCGAAAGCCGAACGCGATGTGCGGGAGATGACCGCGCGGGTCCTCGAGTTCGAAGAGTCGCTGACACGCCGCCAGGATGAGGCGCAGCAGGAGTTCCTCGTCCTGCACAACCAGGCCGTCGCGCACGCGGAGCGCATCACCGGCGATGCGAGCGAGCAAGTCGCCGCCGCCCTCGAGCACGCCCGTCGCATCTCCGCCCGTGCGGACGATTACGAGCGTCTCGCTCGCGCTCAAGCGCAGCAGGTCGAGGCCGATGCCCAGGTCAAGGCCCGAGAGATCCTCGACGCCTCCCGCGAGCGTGCGCAGCGTATCGCCGACAAGATCACCGAGCATGCGGCATCCGTCCTTCGCGACGCCGAAGACCGCACGCGCGACCTGCGGTGGCAGCAGCAGCAGCTCGGCAGCTTCATGTCGGAGATGAACGAACTGCTCCGCGCCGCGCCGCGCGGCGGGTCCGCGGGGGCCGACTTCGGAGACGAAAAGTCCACCGACGAGAGCGCCGATGATGCTGCCGTTCCTTCGGAGAGGGAAGAGACGACCGCCGATGAGGAGAACGAGCGCAGCTGA
- a CDS encoding DUF2207 domain-containing protein has product MDVAPSPRPRHATLSALFVLALLVLTFTGAPLARADVDDFTFDSFDADMVLSRSPDGHAALEVTETIVARFPDEDQNKGIVRVIPDDYDGVPLHTEVVSVTDGSGSAVPYEVEQSRREVRVLTGDDTYVRGVQTYIISYTQRDTIRAFVDTDADEFYRGINGTDAAQPFGEVTARLTLDAELAAAALDGAASCYQGPRGSTTRCDISAAGGGGTPLTWSARATALGPGENMTIALGFVRGTFVPGEVYRTPLEQFSIDNAPLLGGVSLGAVGLGAAGVAAALVARWRGRDAAGRGVIVPEYGPPDDVDVLEGAELVQRGRAGVPAAILDTAIAGHLRIIDDQVDSKKLILELVDAEDPTPLRRGILNAVFGADAQQGARVTLGPQSQDVAIALQALPKAAAAELRRRGWTGPPRHGRSALAVCLSIGAFIVAIATLIVAAAGTSPAWWQVAAVPATVVAGILTFVFLRYRDRVTDAGAPARDHLQGLRDYLALAEADRLRVLQSPEGAERRPVDAGDPTQVLHLYERLLPWAVVWGVEKEWAEALDTRVREIGDDLHWYGGSHGFSTAAFASTFSSLQSASAPAVSSGSSGGFSGGSFGGGFSGGGMSGGSVGGR; this is encoded by the coding sequence ATGGATGTCGCTCCGAGCCCCCGACCTCGCCACGCCACGCTCTCGGCACTGTTCGTCCTCGCGCTCCTCGTCCTGACGTTCACGGGTGCGCCGCTCGCACGCGCCGACGTCGACGACTTCACCTTCGACTCGTTCGACGCCGACATGGTTCTGAGCCGCAGTCCGGACGGACACGCGGCGCTCGAGGTGACGGAGACGATCGTCGCGCGCTTCCCCGACGAGGACCAGAACAAGGGGATCGTCCGCGTCATCCCCGACGACTACGACGGGGTCCCTCTGCACACCGAGGTCGTCTCCGTGACCGACGGCAGCGGATCGGCGGTGCCGTACGAGGTCGAGCAGAGTCGACGGGAGGTGCGAGTCCTCACCGGGGACGACACCTACGTGAGGGGCGTCCAGACCTACATCATCTCGTACACGCAGCGAGACACCATCCGTGCGTTCGTCGACACAGACGCCGACGAGTTCTACCGCGGAATCAACGGCACGGACGCCGCCCAACCGTTCGGCGAGGTCACCGCGCGACTGACCCTGGACGCCGAACTGGCAGCCGCCGCCCTCGACGGCGCCGCGTCCTGCTACCAGGGCCCGCGGGGCTCCACGACGCGCTGCGACATCTCCGCGGCGGGCGGAGGAGGGACGCCCCTGACGTGGTCCGCTCGCGCGACCGCTCTCGGGCCCGGCGAGAACATGACCATCGCCCTCGGGTTCGTTCGGGGCACGTTCGTCCCCGGCGAGGTATACCGCACTCCGCTCGAGCAGTTCTCGATCGACAACGCTCCGCTCCTCGGCGGCGTCTCGCTCGGCGCGGTCGGGCTGGGTGCCGCGGGCGTCGCCGCGGCTCTCGTGGCGCGCTGGCGGGGACGTGACGCGGCTGGGCGAGGGGTGATCGTCCCCGAATACGGTCCTCCGGACGATGTCGACGTCCTCGAGGGCGCCGAACTGGTCCAGCGGGGACGGGCCGGGGTGCCCGCCGCGATCCTCGACACCGCGATCGCCGGTCATCTCCGCATCATCGACGACCAGGTCGACTCGAAGAAGCTGATCCTCGAACTCGTTGACGCGGAGGATCCCACACCGCTTCGGCGTGGCATCCTGAACGCGGTCTTCGGCGCCGACGCGCAGCAGGGCGCGCGCGTGACACTCGGCCCTCAGAGCCAGGACGTCGCGATCGCCCTTCAGGCGCTCCCGAAGGCCGCAGCCGCCGAACTCCGACGGCGAGGGTGGACGGGACCACCACGGCACGGCCGTTCGGCGCTCGCCGTGTGCCTCTCGATCGGGGCCTTCATCGTCGCGATCGCGACTCTCATCGTCGCCGCCGCGGGCACCTCCCCGGCCTGGTGGCAGGTCGCCGCCGTCCCGGCGACGGTGGTGGCCGGCATCCTGACCTTCGTGTTCCTCCGCTACCGGGATCGGGTGACGGATGCCGGAGCCCCGGCCCGTGATCACCTCCAGGGATTGCGCGACTACCTGGCCCTGGCCGAAGCCGACCGCCTGCGCGTCCTGCAGAGCCCGGAGGGCGCGGAGCGTCGACCGGTCGACGCGGGCGATCCGACCCAGGTGCTCCACCTCTACGAGCGTCTCCTGCCGTGGGCGGTGGTCTGGGGCGTGGAGAAGGAGTGGGCGGAGGCGCTCGACACGCGCGTGCGCGAGATCGGCGACGATCTGCACTGGTACGGCGGGTCGCACGGCTTCTCGACCGCGGCCTTCGCTTCGACGTTCAGCTCCCTGCAGTCGGCGAGCGCTCCCGCCGTGTCGAGCGGCAGCTCAGGGGGCTTCTCGGGCGGATCCTTCGGAGGCGGTTTCTCAGGAGGCGGGATGAGCGGGGGCAGCGTCGGGGGCCGGTGA
- a CDS encoding DUF998 domain-containing protein, translated as MTRTTELSAETTGSGRLRRPAHVATAGAIAAFASAGLIWLCRSWEPSVHYVSQLGATGMSTAPVFNLALLLLAVATVLVDRAVVGSARPYRAGWPVAATLVACGLCFALASVVTCSPGCPVPFTPGALPQDLVHISSAVMGFVLAIIAMAQVAALRRRPWMRAASVATLVAVGATSFTGAMISLFRGDTVLGGNLEFTAATLAIAWFGVFGLQVASDERISAS; from the coding sequence ATGACCCGAACGACGGAGCTGTCCGCTGAGACGACCGGCAGCGGCCGACTCCGGCGCCCCGCGCACGTTGCCACGGCGGGTGCGATCGCGGCGTTCGCGAGCGCCGGTCTGATCTGGCTGTGCCGTTCGTGGGAGCCCAGCGTCCACTACGTCAGCCAGCTGGGGGCGACCGGGATGTCGACCGCCCCCGTCTTCAACCTGGCGCTCTTGCTCCTGGCGGTCGCCACGGTGCTCGTCGACCGCGCGGTCGTGGGCAGCGCGCGGCCGTACCGGGCAGGGTGGCCGGTTGCTGCGACCCTGGTCGCGTGCGGCCTCTGCTTCGCGCTCGCTTCCGTCGTGACGTGTTCGCCGGGTTGCCCCGTGCCCTTCACCCCCGGCGCGTTGCCGCAGGACCTCGTGCACATTTCTTCTGCGGTCATGGGGTTCGTGCTCGCGATCATCGCGATGGCCCAGGTGGCCGCGCTGAGGCGCCGGCCGTGGATGAGAGCCGCGAGCGTGGCCACGCTCGTCGCCGTGGGAGCCACGTCGTTCACCGGCGCCATGATCTCGCTGTTCCGCGGTGACACCGTGCTCGGCGGCAACCTCGAGTTCACCGCTGCCACGCTCGCGATCGCGTGGTTCGGGGTCTTCGGTCTGCAGGTGGCGTCCGACGAGCGCATCTCGGCGTCCTGA
- a CDS encoding ABC transporter ATP-binding protein: protein MNISPSDAGFAARVENLTKTFGDGANTVRALDGVSLTVRRGEFVAVMGPSGSGKSTLMHVMAGLDAPSSGRAWLGEQEITGLSDAELTVLRRRRVGFVFQAFNLVPTLTAAENIRLPFDLDARRPSATEEARIASLVDSLGLSARMNHRPDQLSGGQQQRVAIARALATAPDLVFADEPTGNLDSRSGREVLQLLRTAAREFGQSIAMVTHDAVAASRADRVVFVADGRVVADKPGQTAEEISSFMLRAEGAAA, encoded by the coding sequence ATGAACATCTCCCCGAGCGACGCCGGCTTCGCCGCCCGCGTCGAAAACCTCACGAAAACCTTCGGAGACGGCGCCAACACCGTTCGCGCGCTCGACGGAGTCTCGCTCACCGTTCGCCGCGGCGAGTTCGTCGCGGTCATGGGACCGTCCGGTTCGGGCAAGTCCACGCTCATGCACGTGATGGCGGGCCTGGATGCACCCTCCAGCGGTCGGGCGTGGCTCGGCGAGCAAGAGATCACCGGCCTGTCCGACGCTGAGCTGACGGTCCTGCGGCGGCGGCGCGTCGGCTTCGTGTTCCAGGCTTTCAATCTCGTTCCCACGCTGACCGCGGCTGAGAACATCCGGCTGCCCTTCGACCTCGATGCTCGGCGACCCTCGGCGACAGAGGAGGCACGGATCGCGAGCCTCGTCGACTCGCTGGGACTGTCGGCGCGGATGAACCATCGCCCGGACCAGTTGAGCGGCGGGCAGCAGCAGCGTGTGGCCATCGCCCGCGCTCTCGCCACGGCGCCCGATCTCGTCTTCGCGGACGAGCCGACCGGCAATCTCGACAGCAGGTCCGGGCGCGAAGTGCTGCAGCTGCTTCGGACGGCGGCGCGGGAGTTCGGTCAGTCGATCGCTATGGTCACGCACGACGCCGTAGCCGCGAGCCGCGCCGACCGAGTCGTCTTCGTGGCCGACGGTCGCGTCGTCGCAGACAAGCCCGGCCAGACCGCCGAGGAGATCTCGTCGTTCATGCTCCGCGCGGAAGGAGCTGCAGCATGA
- a CDS encoding MarR family winged helix-turn-helix transcriptional regulator: MTDIDASPPSYWYSDSTEDERGARVMEALRAYRAAEMSMRRRTQASMSMGENEMLVLRFLTRRGRRHHDVTPIDLARYLGISTASMTALLDRLEKSGHLERQPHPSDRRKVLIAVTAHTESDMRHVLGNMHAQMMLATHGMSETEAAAVIQFLERMRGAVDGVGTAPIPHTSGTPDVAA; encoded by the coding sequence ATGACCGACATCGATGCGAGTCCCCCGTCCTACTGGTACAGCGACAGCACGGAGGACGAGCGCGGAGCGCGAGTCATGGAGGCCCTGCGCGCCTATCGCGCCGCGGAGATGTCCATGCGGCGGCGAACCCAGGCGTCGATGTCGATGGGCGAGAACGAGATGCTCGTCCTCCGTTTCCTCACGCGACGGGGCCGCCGGCACCACGACGTCACGCCGATCGATCTCGCTCGCTACCTCGGGATCTCGACGGCGTCTATGACCGCTCTCCTGGACCGGCTCGAGAAGTCCGGTCATCTCGAACGACAGCCGCACCCGAGCGACCGACGGAAAGTCCTCATCGCCGTGACAGCGCACACCGAGAGTGACATGCGTCACGTGCTGGGGAACATGCACGCGCAGATGATGCTCGCGACGCACGGCATGAGCGAGACCGAGGCTGCGGCGGTCATCCAGTTCCTCGAGCGCATGCGTGGCGCCGTCGACGGCGTCGGAACGGCGCCGATCCCGCACACGTCGGGAACCCCGGACGTGGCGGCGTGA
- a CDS encoding glycosyltransferase — MTALPTGRQFVLTWGIPRDFGGLTAALLQRSRLFDRRGDAPVHVLTCDDREDAAEVAAELTRRGALSERVRVTNLWDWLRENDLPGRRVRAADGFDPLPESAVEEPAGGLARRRIRVDANGTVQQVDHLRADGTLAVSDRRDVPRASGRRRRVVIGCDPDGTPRAAWNGVREVYRSWLDHLTAGERSFLLVDSKAMARFAADYRRPHVVVLHIVHGSHLTDDGTAIRASRAEVFGRLGAFDAVVFCTERQARDARRHAGPLPLLAAVAHPVTIPPDVDVASPRRGAVVVSRLAPIKRVEDAVDAVRLARRDHPGLTLDVYGDGPSRSLLEARAAADPAIRFRGFQPAAVSALATASVLLMTSRSEAFSMVVAEAMASGCLPIAYDVPYGPRELIDDGRTGWLVPAGDVAALADAVRHAADLDDATLTRMRRDAIARARLYDERAILARWARTLRRADRRHALRRRTWRFREVLRRRLRVR; from the coding sequence ATGACCGCACTCCCTACCGGACGGCAGTTCGTGCTCACGTGGGGGATCCCCCGCGACTTCGGAGGCCTGACCGCTGCGCTCCTGCAGCGATCCCGCCTGTTCGATCGCCGAGGCGACGCCCCCGTCCACGTCCTCACCTGCGACGATCGCGAGGATGCCGCCGAGGTCGCGGCAGAGCTGACCCGTCGCGGTGCACTTTCCGAACGCGTTCGTGTCACGAACCTCTGGGACTGGTTGCGTGAGAACGATCTCCCCGGCCGCCGTGTGCGTGCGGCGGACGGTTTCGATCCCCTCCCGGAGTCGGCCGTCGAGGAGCCGGCGGGCGGACTCGCCCGGCGTCGCATCCGTGTCGACGCGAACGGAACCGTGCAGCAGGTCGACCACCTGCGCGCCGACGGCACGCTGGCCGTGAGCGACCGGCGGGACGTCCCCCGCGCTTCGGGCCGGAGGCGACGCGTCGTGATCGGCTGCGACCCCGACGGCACGCCGCGGGCAGCGTGGAACGGGGTTCGCGAGGTCTACCGTTCATGGTTGGACCACCTGACCGCAGGCGAGCGGTCCTTCCTGCTGGTCGACAGCAAGGCGATGGCGCGCTTCGCCGCGGACTACCGGCGCCCGCACGTCGTCGTGCTGCACATCGTGCACGGCTCGCACCTGACGGACGACGGGACGGCCATCCGCGCGTCCCGTGCCGAGGTGTTCGGCCGGCTCGGTGCGTTCGACGCGGTGGTGTTCTGCACCGAGCGACAGGCGCGGGATGCGCGGCGACATGCGGGACCCCTCCCCCTCCTGGCGGCGGTGGCACATCCCGTCACGATCCCGCCGGATGTCGACGTCGCCTCTCCGCGGCGCGGAGCCGTGGTCGTGTCGCGCCTGGCACCCATCAAGCGGGTCGAGGACGCGGTCGACGCTGTGCGGCTGGCGCGGCGCGACCACCCGGGTCTCACGCTCGACGTCTACGGGGACGGTCCGAGCCGTTCGCTCCTCGAGGCGCGCGCCGCTGCGGACCCCGCCATCCGCTTCCGGGGTTTTCAGCCCGCGGCCGTCTCCGCCCTGGCCACTGCCTCGGTGCTGCTGATGACGAGCCGGTCGGAGGCATTCTCGATGGTGGTGGCCGAGGCGATGGCATCCGGATGCCTGCCCATCGCGTACGACGTGCCCTACGGCCCCCGCGAGCTGATCGACGACGGACGCACCGGCTGGCTCGTGCCGGCGGGGGACGTGGCCGCGCTGGCCGACGCCGTGCGGCATGCGGCGGACCTCGACGACGCGACGCTGACTCGGATGCGTCGAGATGCGATCGCCCGCGCGCGCCTCTACGACGAGAGGGCGATCCTCGCCAGGTGGGCGCGTACCCTGCGACGGGCGGATCGTCGGCATGCGCTCCGTCGCCGCACGTGGCGATTCCGTGAGGTGCTGCGGCGCCGCCTTCGAGTTCGCTGA
- a CDS encoding triacylglycerol lipase: protein MSILRNGLWWAQDYVYAVLAQARALRGSSLPDALAEGDGVPIVLLPGIYETWRFLEPLARALHDRGHPVHVVAELGGNRRPVTESAERVARLLIARDLRDVVVVAHSKGGLIGKHVMAFDPAGERIRAMVAVATPFGGSRYSRLMPTPSLRAFRSGDATMRALAASADVNTRITSVYGAFDPHIPEGSELAGAKNVRLSTGGHFRVLADPRVVAEVIRVAE from the coding sequence ATGTCGATCTTGCGCAACGGTCTGTGGTGGGCGCAGGACTACGTCTACGCCGTCCTCGCGCAAGCCCGGGCCCTGCGCGGGAGCAGCCTCCCGGACGCCCTCGCCGAGGGCGACGGCGTACCGATCGTCCTCCTCCCCGGCATCTACGAGACCTGGCGGTTCCTCGAGCCTCTCGCGCGCGCACTCCACGACCGCGGGCACCCCGTTCACGTCGTTGCGGAACTCGGCGGCAACCGTCGGCCCGTCACGGAGTCGGCCGAGCGCGTCGCCCGTCTCCTGATCGCCCGCGATCTCCGGGACGTGGTCGTCGTCGCCCACAGCAAAGGCGGTCTCATCGGCAAGCACGTCATGGCGTTCGACCCCGCGGGAGAGCGGATCCGCGCGATGGTGGCCGTGGCGACCCCCTTCGGCGGCTCCCGCTACAGCCGACTGATGCCGACGCCGTCGTTACGCGCCTTCCGATCCGGCGACGCGACCATGCGCGCGCTCGCCGCCTCGGCGGACGTGAACACCCGCATCACCTCGGTCTACGGTGCGTTCGATCCGCACATCCCCGAGGGGAGCGAGCTGGCCGGGGCGAAGAACGTGCGTCTTTCCACGGGAGGCCACTTCCGCGTTCTCGCGGACCCCCGAGTGGTCGCCGAGGTCATCCGCGTCGCCGAGTGA